From the Chitinophaga lutea genome, one window contains:
- a CDS encoding RNA polymerase sigma factor, producing the protein MTLHANDISALQQRIAAESDQQAYKALYLHFQPWLYQFAYSFIKSHELAEEIVSDVFIRVWQKRTQLLGVENLRLYLYVSTKNHALNYLQKMRRNRSFSLDELSVEITSIQAGPDQLLITKEMHDRVTLAVNQLPLRCKMIFKLVKEDGLKYREVAELLGISVKTVEAQITLAVKKLGNTIRFEAGRSTPLNSNPGD; encoded by the coding sequence ATGACATTACACGCCAACGATATCAGTGCATTGCAGCAGCGGATAGCAGCCGAAAGCGATCAGCAGGCTTATAAGGCCCTTTACCTGCATTTCCAGCCCTGGTTATACCAGTTCGCCTATTCGTTCATTAAATCGCACGAACTGGCCGAAGAAATCGTTTCCGATGTATTCATCCGCGTGTGGCAGAAACGGACGCAATTGCTCGGCGTCGAAAACCTGCGGCTGTACCTGTACGTATCCACCAAGAACCACGCGCTCAACTATCTCCAGAAAATGCGCCGCAACCGCTCCTTCAGTCTCGACGAACTGAGCGTGGAGATCACCAGCATCCAGGCCGGCCCCGACCAGCTCCTGATCACCAAAGAAATGCACGACCGGGTGACGCTGGCCGTGAACCAGCTGCCGCTCCGCTGCAAAATGATTTTCAAGCTGGTGAAGGAAGATGGGTTGAAATACCGCGAAGTAGCGGAACTGCTGGGCATTTCCGTAAAAACCGTGGAAGCCCAGATCACCCTGGCCGTGAAAAAGCTGGGAAACACCATCCGGTTTGAGGCCGGCCGCTCCACACCGCTGAACAGCAACCCGGGGGATTGA
- a CDS encoding carbohydrate-binding protein: MKKLLLLLLGALLCCNMLHAQFLLLDDMEGHGLCSGRWTYYAGGANATGSVLFNVPNPAPSSVNPSSHVAKFTKDTSCFEYMSTSVGMSTPFDLTGGGLFKMLVYSNVREEVMFKLQPGNDYTKAVFFTYQIKNINTWEEATFNFQSVASRTDLNRISVQFIDGRKANGILYFDLVQAPNPINITFLNASIPMGQEHGAVITAELNGAVFNDTLQKHNWYAENLPPGVSIDSVQRVNDTLANIVLAGNSPANYSRTALKLTVAGVEVEGANVAAYTAKGNAIFDGNPNWTMIYNDEFNVPGIPDRTKWTVDPKPKGWINGEQQVYTDTTHDNARVRNGDLVITGKKDFPNGTTTEPWSSARVISQNKMDFVYGKVEVRAKLPKAKGSWPAIWLMPTTSAYGGWPKSGEIDIMEHVGNNLGKVMSTVHTQNNNWTNGGHLSATRSLTDAHTAYHVYGLEWSPDSLMFTVDGVHLYTYRNPHTDWKDWPFDQKFHIILNVAIGGGMGGTIVEGDWPDSMNVDYVRVYQKGLGTPYPDTVIVTPANQLVLAGQSIQYTAKVMDQNGHVMSLTPQWSVSGNGNTISGTGLAVLDTSGVVTATVVQDSISVNGTAYANVRVPNYKPVPGRIEAEAFDNSNGGRTEPTQDTSGVENIGYIGKGTWWEYDIDVPDTNKYRVQLRAAVSTASSASIYLDTTLLATVNLPASGGWQKWITVSSTKIRLRVGQQTIRVVSNASGWNFNWLRIVDADSVVVTSVAVTPDSLTLQNGQSKQYAAKAFDQRGDIVSFTPEWKLTAGDTVNTLSATGLFTAGDSTGWFKVKARDEGVTGMAMVRVVPVPVLTRVAISPDTAIVPVAASQQFTVIGYDQFDSVMALPAQKTWAVSGSRNSISTNGVFTAGDSIGTFMVTFASGTVKDTVYATTAYTCTVNDKYEAESASSVSGTATLQACTDVGGGQNYTNLASGHRFTYSNLNVPTYSRYIFRIRVSSTYPSSVKVGHSGMVFGTVKIPNTNGQWRTISDTMTMPALTSTSITIASGFFKFNWFSIENCAPEIARITLSPDTLNISSGNFRQFTVTGYDSANNVVILPQGQWTATGTGNTISQSGFYTAGPTAGNYTVTVAVRNLTATAQVNLAAGDCSVSNRYEAESFSIRHSGPYLQPCTDVGGGQNFAGLATGHWFTYDNLVVPSAGLYTVSLRINSTVASQASITAGGVTYGLIDMPSTGGTWQTFRDTVTLPALTTATIGVKAGSFKFNWFSIDNCIPDSLQGGGAPLMAISPKPVTATVTAAKAFPNPVSGQVTIDLPEGFRTATLFDMQGRAIRIWMIQPGEVRLQKDLSFLKGGLYLIKLEGTKKTEILRIVKQ, encoded by the coding sequence ATGAAAAAACTTTTACTGCTCCTGCTGGGCGCACTGTTGTGCTGCAACATGCTCCACGCCCAGTTCCTGCTGCTGGATGACATGGAAGGCCACGGCCTCTGTTCAGGCAGGTGGACGTACTACGCCGGCGGGGCCAACGCTACCGGCAGCGTACTGTTCAACGTACCCAATCCGGCCCCTTCATCCGTTAACCCCAGCTCGCATGTGGCGAAGTTCACGAAAGACACTTCCTGCTTCGAGTACATGAGCACCAGCGTGGGTATGTCCACCCCGTTCGACCTCACCGGCGGCGGGCTGTTCAAAATGCTGGTGTACAGCAACGTCCGGGAAGAAGTGATGTTCAAGCTCCAGCCCGGCAACGACTACACCAAAGCGGTATTTTTTACCTACCAGATCAAAAACATCAACACCTGGGAAGAAGCCACGTTTAACTTTCAAAGTGTGGCCAGCCGCACCGATCTGAACCGCATTTCGGTGCAGTTCATCGACGGCCGTAAAGCCAACGGCATCCTGTACTTCGACCTGGTGCAGGCGCCCAACCCCATCAACATCACCTTCCTGAATGCCAGCATCCCCATGGGGCAGGAGCACGGGGCGGTGATCACGGCGGAATTGAACGGCGCAGTGTTTAACGACACCCTGCAGAAACACAACTGGTACGCGGAAAACCTGCCGCCGGGCGTGAGCATCGACAGTGTGCAGCGCGTGAACGACACACTGGCCAACATCGTGCTGGCCGGCAACTCCCCGGCTAACTATTCCCGTACCGCCCTGAAACTGACGGTGGCGGGCGTGGAAGTGGAAGGGGCCAACGTAGCCGCCTATACGGCAAAAGGGAACGCCATTTTTGACGGCAATCCCAACTGGACGATGATTTACAACGACGAGTTTAATGTTCCGGGAATACCCGACCGCACCAAATGGACGGTGGATCCCAAACCGAAAGGATGGATCAACGGCGAACAGCAGGTGTACACCGATACCACGCACGACAATGCGCGCGTGCGCAACGGCGACCTGGTGATCACCGGCAAGAAGGATTTCCCGAACGGCACCACTACCGAGCCCTGGTCGTCTGCCCGCGTGATATCGCAGAACAAGATGGATTTTGTGTACGGCAAGGTGGAAGTACGGGCGAAATTGCCGAAGGCGAAAGGTTCCTGGCCCGCCATCTGGCTGATGCCGACCACCAGCGCTTACGGCGGATGGCCGAAGAGCGGCGAGATCGATATCATGGAGCACGTCGGGAACAACCTCGGCAAGGTGATGTCGACCGTGCACACCCAGAACAACAACTGGACGAACGGCGGCCATCTTTCCGCTACCCGCTCCCTCACCGATGCGCATACCGCTTACCACGTGTACGGCCTCGAATGGTCGCCGGACTCGCTGATGTTCACGGTAGACGGCGTGCACCTGTACACGTACCGCAACCCGCACACCGACTGGAAAGACTGGCCTTTCGACCAGAAGTTCCATATCATCCTCAACGTGGCCATCGGCGGCGGCATGGGTGGTACCATCGTGGAAGGCGACTGGCCGGACAGCATGAACGTGGATTATGTGCGCGTGTACCAGAAGGGGCTCGGCACACCCTACCCGGACACGGTGATCGTAACGCCAGCCAACCAGCTGGTGCTCGCCGGGCAGTCGATTCAATACACCGCCAAAGTAATGGACCAGAACGGGCACGTTATGAGCCTCACGCCGCAGTGGAGCGTTTCCGGCAACGGCAACACCATCAGCGGCACCGGTCTGGCGGTTCTCGATACCTCCGGCGTTGTCACAGCTACGGTTGTGCAGGATTCCATCTCCGTCAACGGAACGGCATATGCGAATGTGCGCGTACCGAACTATAAACCCGTGCCCGGGAGGATCGAGGCGGAAGCGTTCGATAACTCCAACGGCGGGCGCACCGAGCCCACGCAGGACACCAGTGGCGTGGAGAATATCGGTTACATCGGCAAGGGGACCTGGTGGGAATACGATATAGACGTGCCCGATACCAACAAGTACCGCGTGCAGCTGAGGGCGGCGGTAAGCACGGCCTCCAGCGCCAGCATCTATCTCGATACCACGTTGCTGGCTACGGTGAACCTGCCGGCCAGCGGGGGATGGCAGAAATGGATCACCGTTTCCTCCACCAAGATCCGCCTGAGGGTGGGCCAACAGACCATCAGGGTAGTGTCTAACGCATCCGGCTGGAACTTCAACTGGCTGCGGATCGTGGATGCAGACAGCGTGGTGGTCACCAGTGTGGCGGTCACACCCGATTCGCTGACGCTCCAGAACGGCCAGTCGAAACAATACGCCGCAAAAGCATTCGATCAGCGCGGAGACATCGTATCGTTCACGCCCGAATGGAAACTGACGGCGGGTGATACGGTGAATACCCTCAGCGCCACCGGGCTCTTCACCGCCGGCGATTCCACCGGCTGGTTCAAAGTGAAGGCAAGGGACGAAGGCGTGACGGGCATGGCCATGGTGAGAGTAGTGCCGGTGCCGGTATTGACGCGTGTGGCCATTTCTCCGGATACGGCCATCGTACCCGTAGCCGCGTCGCAACAGTTCACCGTGATCGGCTACGACCAGTTCGACAGCGTGATGGCCCTGCCGGCGCAGAAAACCTGGGCAGTGAGCGGCAGCCGCAACAGCATCAGCACCAACGGCGTGTTCACAGCCGGCGATTCGATCGGCACCTTCATGGTGACGTTCGCCAGCGGTACCGTGAAAGATACCGTGTACGCCACTACGGCTTACACCTGCACGGTGAACGATAAATACGAGGCGGAAAGCGCTTCTTCCGTGTCCGGCACCGCTACGCTGCAGGCCTGTACCGATGTGGGCGGCGGACAGAATTACACCAACCTGGCCAGCGGTCACCGTTTCACGTACTCCAATCTTAACGTGCCTACTTACAGCCGCTACATCTTCCGCATCCGCGTATCATCCACCTATCCTTCGTCGGTGAAGGTGGGGCACAGCGGCATGGTGTTCGGCACCGTCAAGATCCCGAATACCAACGGGCAGTGGCGCACGATTTCAGATACCATGACGATGCCGGCGCTCACCTCCACGAGCATCACCATCGCATCCGGTTTCTTCAAGTTCAACTGGTTCAGCATCGAGAACTGTGCGCCGGAAATTGCGCGCATCACCCTCTCGCCCGATACGCTGAACATCAGCAGCGGCAACTTCCGGCAGTTTACCGTTACCGGTTATGATTCCGCGAACAACGTAGTGATACTGCCGCAGGGGCAATGGACGGCCACCGGAACAGGCAACACCATCAGCCAGTCCGGTTTCTATACCGCAGGCCCCACCGCGGGCAACTACACCGTAACGGTGGCGGTACGCAACCTGACGGCCACGGCGCAGGTGAACCTTGCTGCCGGAGACTGCTCCGTGAGCAACCGCTACGAAGCGGAAAGTTTCTCCATCCGTCACTCCGGTCCGTACCTGCAACCCTGTACGGACGTGGGCGGCGGGCAGAACTTCGCCGGCCTGGCAACGGGTCACTGGTTCACGTACGACAACCTGGTGGTACCTTCCGCGGGCCTGTACACGGTGAGCCTGCGTATTAACAGCACGGTGGCGTCGCAGGCCAGCATCACCGCGGGCGGCGTTACGTACGGGCTGATCGATATGCCGAGCACGGGCGGTACCTGGCAAACGTTCAGGGATACCGTAACACTGCCTGCCCTCACCACGGCGACCATCGGTGTGAAAGCCGGCAGCTTCAAGTTCAACTGGTTCAGCATCGACAACTGCATACCCGACAGTCTGCAGGGCGGCGGCGCCCCCTTGATGGCAATATCTCCCAAACCGGTTACCGCAACGGTAACGGCCGCCAAAGCTTTCCCGAACCCCGTTTCGGGCCAGGTCACCATCGACCTGCCGGAAGGCTTCCGCACGGCCACCCTGTTCGACATGCAGGGCCGCGCCATCCGGATATGGATGATACAGCCGGGTGAAGTGAGGCTCCAGAAAGACCTCAGCTTCCTCAAAGGTGGCCTCTACCTGATCAAACTCGAAGGCACGAAGAAGACGGAAATACTCCGGATCGTAAAACAATAG
- a CDS encoding TonB-dependent receptor produces the protein MKLIVLLMTTALLEVHAAGFAQTVSISARSTSLEKVFKEIRKQTGYTFLYTDEQLFHARAFSLELKNVPLRQALDQCFENQPLHYTIEDKTIVVKRKPATSNTAAATADVVVKGKITDDKGQPVPGVTIQVKGTARGVTSNGNGEYSIEVPGPDAVLIVSSIGFNRKEVPVSGNATLNITLETSASKMAELVVIGYGEQKKASLTSSISSLSAKDFEAQPVNRLDQVLQGRVTGVQVTNSAGSPGGAVRIRIRGANSINGDNGPLYVVDGFIGAEFFSINPDDIESIQVLKDAAATAIYGSRGSNGVILVTTKKGNKGGLKVNFTSRLSSSQVIKKMDLLNAAEFATTVNERATAIGTTKPFTDAQIDGFRKNGGTDWQDEIFRNALGQEYMLSLAGGNDKSGYFISGNYLNQDGVINNSSYKRYTIRSNINSRLTDKISTFLNITGSYSTAQNVDIPADGPHSPLAQATTWSPTVPVRKADGTYTAADPVGSVFFNPVALTTEQLAVRERMLANLIGGFKFDDIAVPGLSLNIQYGANYLEYQDKSFAGKVINSGTTTASLRTNKEIRLQNTNTINYKKIFNGHSLDVTGVMEYQQSTYNYMSAGASNLTYESFHWNNLGLGTPGSPGSGYSKWALFSLVGRVNYGYKDRYLVSAALRRDGSSKFEENNKFSYFPSFSAGWVISQEPFMQDQQLFSNLKLRGSWGFTGSEAVGPYATFSAYSNRIASFTNSTFQNGIILGVIGNPDLKWETTEQQNVGVDASLLRGRINISADYFVKNTRDLLLNENLPIYLGGNVITRNIGAVQNKGWEFAVDGDVLAGSDVTWNTGVNVSFVKNNVQNTGSKSIIFDPNNRRIGGGMSPQSEFVVMAGQPLGAIWGLQYQGTWKPGEESLAAKFGAKPGDARYRDVKEDGVIDAGDYAVIGTGIPRTTLGWNNTINYKAFSLNIFFQGMFGFDKLNYNNAAAMYLGGDAREATLRDILDRYIPGRNETSNIPAFSTTNKNFTQSTRFLEKGDFVRLKNISLSYTLPKSVLKYAGLKVFVSATNILTFTDYSGIDPEASSSSGDFRQGIDYGSYPNAKTITGGLTLNF, from the coding sequence ATGAAATTGATAGTGCTTTTGATGACCACCGCCTTACTGGAGGTACATGCGGCAGGATTCGCACAGACGGTGTCGATTTCCGCCCGCAGCACTTCTCTGGAAAAGGTATTTAAAGAGATCAGAAAACAGACCGGCTATACCTTCCTGTATACGGACGAGCAACTGTTCCACGCCCGCGCGTTCAGCCTCGAACTGAAAAACGTGCCGCTGCGCCAGGCGCTCGACCAGTGTTTCGAAAACCAGCCGCTGCACTATACCATCGAAGATAAAACCATCGTGGTGAAGCGCAAGCCCGCCACCTCCAATACCGCCGCCGCAACAGCGGATGTGGTGGTGAAGGGAAAGATCACCGACGATAAAGGACAACCGGTGCCCGGCGTCACCATCCAGGTGAAAGGCACGGCGCGCGGGGTAACGAGCAATGGAAACGGCGAGTACAGCATTGAAGTACCGGGGCCGGATGCGGTGCTGATCGTCTCTTCCATCGGCTTCAACCGCAAGGAAGTACCGGTGAGCGGCAATGCCACCCTCAACATCACCCTCGAAACCTCGGCCTCGAAAATGGCGGAACTGGTGGTGATCGGTTACGGTGAACAAAAGAAAGCCTCCCTCACCAGTTCCATTTCCTCACTCTCCGCCAAAGACTTTGAAGCGCAGCCGGTGAACCGCCTCGACCAGGTGTTGCAGGGCCGCGTGACCGGCGTACAGGTGACCAACTCGGCAGGCTCGCCGGGCGGCGCCGTGCGCATCCGCATCCGCGGGGCCAACTCCATCAACGGCGACAACGGACCGCTCTACGTAGTGGACGGATTCATCGGCGCGGAGTTTTTCTCCATCAACCCGGACGATATCGAATCGATACAGGTGCTCAAAGACGCCGCCGCCACCGCTATCTATGGTAGCAGAGGCTCCAACGGCGTCATCCTCGTGACCACCAAAAAAGGCAACAAAGGCGGCCTCAAAGTGAACTTCACCAGCCGCCTCTCCTCCTCGCAGGTCATCAAAAAAATGGACCTGCTCAACGCAGCGGAATTCGCCACCACCGTGAACGAACGCGCCACGGCCATCGGCACCACCAAACCGTTTACGGACGCACAGATCGACGGCTTCCGCAAAAACGGGGGCACCGACTGGCAGGATGAGATTTTCCGCAACGCACTCGGCCAGGAATACATGCTGAGCCTCGCAGGCGGCAACGACAAAAGCGGGTATTTCATTTCCGGCAACTATCTGAACCAGGACGGTGTGATCAATAATTCTTCCTACAAACGTTACACCATCCGCTCCAACATCAACTCCAGGCTGACGGATAAAATTTCTACGTTCCTCAATATCACCGGCTCCTACAGCACGGCGCAGAATGTGGACATCCCGGCAGACGGGCCCCACAGCCCGCTCGCACAGGCCACCACCTGGTCGCCCACCGTGCCGGTGCGCAAGGCGGATGGTACTTATACGGCCGCAGACCCTGTGGGCTCCGTGTTCTTTAACCCGGTGGCATTGACGACGGAACAGCTGGCGGTAAGGGAACGCATGCTGGCCAACCTCATCGGCGGTTTCAAATTCGATGACATCGCGGTGCCGGGCCTTTCGCTGAATATCCAGTACGGCGCGAATTATCTCGAGTACCAGGACAAATCATTCGCCGGCAAAGTGATCAACTCCGGCACCACTACCGCCTCCCTGCGCACCAACAAGGAGATCAGGCTGCAGAACACGAACACCATCAACTATAAAAAAATATTCAACGGCCACAGCCTCGATGTAACGGGTGTGATGGAATACCAGCAGTCGACTTACAACTACATGTCCGCCGGCGCTTCCAACCTCACTTATGAATCGTTCCACTGGAACAACCTCGGGCTGGGCACACCCGGCAGTCCCGGTTCCGGCTATTCGAAATGGGCGCTCTTTTCGCTCGTGGGCCGTGTGAACTATGGCTACAAAGACCGTTACCTGGTGTCGGCCGCCCTGCGCCGCGACGGTTCTTCCAAATTCGAAGAGAACAACAAATTCAGCTATTTTCCCTCGTTCTCCGCGGGCTGGGTGATCAGCCAGGAGCCTTTCATGCAGGACCAGCAGCTGTTCAGCAACCTGAAACTGCGCGGCAGCTGGGGCTTTACCGGCAGCGAGGCAGTGGGGCCGTATGCTACGTTCTCCGCTTATTCCAACCGCATTGCATCGTTTACCAATTCCACTTTCCAGAACGGCATCATTCTCGGTGTGATCGGCAACCCCGACCTGAAATGGGAAACCACCGAACAGCAGAACGTAGGTGTTGATGCGTCGCTGCTCCGCGGCCGCATCAACATCAGCGCGGACTATTTCGTGAAAAATACCCGCGATCTGTTGCTCAACGAAAACCTGCCGATCTATCTCGGCGGCAACGTGATCACCCGCAACATCGGCGCCGTGCAGAACAAGGGCTGGGAGTTTGCGGTGGACGGTGATGTGCTCGCCGGCAGCGATGTTACCTGGAACACCGGCGTGAACGTATCGTTCGTGAAAAACAACGTGCAGAACACCGGCTCCAAATCCATCATCTTCGACCCCAACAACCGCCGCATCGGTGGCGGTATGTCGCCGCAATCCGAATTTGTGGTGATGGCCGGCCAGCCTTTGGGCGCCATCTGGGGCCTGCAATACCAGGGCACCTGGAAGCCGGGTGAAGAATCACTGGCGGCCAAGTTCGGCGCCAAACCGGGCGATGCGCGCTACCGCGACGTGAAGGAAGACGGCGTGATCGACGCGGGCGATTATGCCGTGATCGGCACGGGCATCCCGAGGACCACCCTCGGCTGGAACAACACCATCAACTACAAGGCATTTTCGCTGAACATTTTCTTCCAGGGCATGTTCGGGTTCGACAAGCTGAACTACAACAACGCCGCGGCGATGTACCTCGGCGGCGACGCCCGTGAAGCCACGCTGCGCGACATTCTCGACCGTTACATCCCGGGCAGGAACGAAACGTCCAACATTCCTGCATTCAGCACCACCAATAAAAACTTCACGCAGTCGACCCGCTTCCTCGAAAAAGGCGATTTCGTGCGGCTGAAGAACATCAGCCTCAGTTATACGCTGCCCAAATCCGTGTTGAAATATGCGGGGTTGAAGGTGTTCGTGAGCGCCACCAACATCCTCACTTTCACCGATTATTCCGGCATCGATCCCGAGGCCAGTTCTTCTTCCGGCGATTTCAGGCAGGGGATAGACTATGGCTCGTACCCGAATGCGAAAACCATTACCGGAGGGCTGACGCTTAATTTCTAA
- a CDS encoding FecR family protein: MPDRNDVIWELLSKKLSGEATPAELEELESLLRQEPDIHYAAEHLTDLWAQEAPVPEHQREQSFADHLDRMRQAGIDWGQPEKKGRRVSMKWMTAAAAAVLLLAALAGWWWMPRKTTAPAVAEALHAAKGTRTRVTLPDGSVVWLNADSRLTYNDDFNQARREVQLEGEAYFDVVKNSNKPFVIRTARMQVRVLGTTFNIRAYPGESTAETALIKGSVEVSREGAAPVILKPHEKLVLFLYEQEQQITTKEQRDFVIRPLHVTEQDGQPLETAWVENRLVFRDEAFSTLADRLERWYGVEITLGDTAVRDLRFTGRFEKETIEQVLKALQITAEFKYSVNGRNIIISQH, encoded by the coding sequence ATGCCCGACCGCAACGACGTCATATGGGAATTACTGTCCAAAAAACTCTCCGGCGAAGCCACCCCGGCCGAGCTGGAAGAGCTGGAATCGCTGTTGCGGCAGGAGCCCGACATCCATTACGCGGCGGAGCACCTGACGGATTTGTGGGCGCAGGAAGCGCCCGTTCCGGAGCATCAGCGCGAACAGTCTTTTGCCGACCACCTCGACCGTATGCGGCAGGCGGGCATCGACTGGGGCCAGCCGGAGAAAAAGGGACGCCGGGTATCCATGAAATGGATGACGGCCGCCGCAGCCGCCGTGCTGCTGCTGGCGGCATTGGCGGGTTGGTGGTGGATGCCGCGCAAAACAACGGCGCCGGCAGTAGCCGAAGCGCTGCATGCCGCCAAAGGCACCCGCACCAGGGTGACCCTGCCGGATGGTTCGGTGGTATGGCTCAATGCGGACAGCCGCCTCACATACAACGACGATTTCAACCAGGCCCGCCGCGAGGTGCAGCTCGAAGGGGAAGCGTATTTCGACGTGGTGAAGAACAGCAACAAACCGTTCGTTATCCGCACGGCGCGCATGCAGGTAAGAGTACTGGGCACCACGTTCAATATCCGGGCCTACCCGGGTGAAAGCACGGCAGAAACCGCGCTGATCAAAGGAAGCGTGGAAGTGAGCCGCGAAGGGGCCGCCCCCGTTATTCTGAAACCGCATGAAAAGCTGGTGCTTTTTTTATATGAACAGGAACAACAAATAACAACCAAAGAACAGCGGGACTTTGTCATCCGCCCGCTGCACGTAACCGAACAGGACGGGCAACCCCTCGAAACCGCCTGGGTAGAGAACAGGCTGGTGTTTCGCGACGAAGCGTTCAGTACCCTGGCCGACCGGCTCGAACGCTGGTACGGCGTGGAGATCACCCTCGGCGACACGGCCGTGCGCGATCTGCGGTTCACGGGGAGGTTTGAAAAAGAGACCATAGAACAGGTATTAAAGGCGTTACAGATCACGGCGGAATTCAAATATTCGGTCAACGGCAGGAACATTATTATTTCTCAACACTAA
- a CDS encoding RagB/SusD family nutrient uptake outer membrane protein, translating into MKKIYFFALIAALAGCSKALEEQPRGLVVGSEGLSSQAGLEAALTGAYGSLLVPWESGFTTVSQIAMSMGADDLTTHPGSNKEEFREFDRFNVSSLNSRMTPIWRGCYKVIQSTNNIINNYGSVKDGTEATVRAIVGEAYFLRALSYYWLTRYWGAVPLVLSEKFTSDQLSMQKSQPADIYKQIEADLLKAEEWVPNAKRDPGRPNKGSVKALLADVYLTEAGWPLKDQSKYALAAAKAKEVIDGKAAYGFDLYQAGFLKIFAGGTVEDVFTLFTRGQWSTYNSFYGLSTMPEDEGGWSDFFPELNFFNNFPAGSRKDATFSTSFVVNNVTIPWQNVTTKHPYYKKFTIQSGKKDTYMSNNPVVMIRYAHVLLIYAEAQARSAAAPSPEAYAAVNAVRQRAGLGNLAGGLGSAAFADAVVQERAWEFAGEWSRWFDLVRLEQVEAANASKDPGDLVPGPITKAKYWLPIPGADAQMNPNL; encoded by the coding sequence ATGAAAAAGATATATTTCTTCGCACTCATCGCAGCATTGGCAGGTTGCAGCAAAGCATTGGAAGAACAGCCCCGCGGGCTGGTGGTAGGCAGCGAGGGCCTGAGCAGCCAGGCCGGCCTCGAAGCGGCCCTCACCGGCGCATACGGCAGTCTCCTGGTTCCCTGGGAAAGCGGTTTCACCACCGTGTCGCAGATCGCCATGAGCATGGGAGCAGACGACCTCACCACGCATCCGGGCTCCAACAAGGAAGAGTTCCGGGAGTTCGACCGTTTTAACGTATCGTCGCTCAACAGCCGCATGACGCCCATCTGGCGCGGCTGTTACAAAGTGATCCAGTCCACCAACAACATCATCAACAACTACGGTTCCGTAAAAGACGGCACGGAAGCCACCGTGCGCGCCATCGTAGGAGAGGCGTATTTCCTGCGCGCACTGAGCTACTACTGGCTCACACGCTACTGGGGCGCGGTGCCGCTGGTGTTGTCTGAAAAATTCACGTCAGACCAGCTGAGCATGCAGAAAAGCCAGCCGGCGGATATCTACAAACAGATCGAAGCGGACCTGCTGAAAGCGGAAGAGTGGGTGCCCAATGCCAAACGTGATCCGGGAAGGCCGAACAAAGGCTCCGTGAAAGCGCTGCTGGCGGATGTGTACCTCACCGAAGCCGGATGGCCGCTGAAAGACCAGAGCAAATACGCGCTGGCGGCGGCGAAGGCGAAAGAAGTGATCGACGGTAAAGCCGCTTACGGGTTCGATCTCTACCAGGCCGGTTTCCTGAAAATATTCGCGGGCGGTACGGTGGAAGATGTGTTCACGCTGTTCACCCGCGGCCAGTGGTCTACTTACAACTCCTTCTACGGCCTGTCCACCATGCCGGAAGATGAAGGCGGCTGGTCCGACTTTTTTCCCGAGCTTAACTTCTTCAATAATTTCCCCGCAGGCAGCCGGAAAGACGCTACTTTCTCTACTTCCTTCGTGGTGAACAACGTCACTATCCCCTGGCAGAATGTTACAACAAAACACCCTTACTACAAAAAGTTCACCATCCAGAGCGGCAAGAAAGACACCTATATGTCGAACAACCCGGTGGTGATGATCCGCTACGCGCATGTGCTGCTGATCTATGCCGAAGCGCAGGCCAGATCGGCCGCCGCGCCTTCTCCTGAAGCCTATGCCGCCGTGAACGCCGTGCGCCAGCGCGCGGGCCTGGGCAACCTGGCCGGCGGCCTCGGCAGTGCAGCCTTTGCGGATGCCGTGGTGCAGGAAAGGGCCTGGGAATTCGCGGGCGAATGGAGCCGCTGGTTCGACCTGGTGCGCCTCGAACAGGTGGAAGCGGCCAATGCCTCCAAAGACCCCGGCGACCTCGTGCCCGGCCCGATCACCAAAGCCAAATACTGGCTGCCCATCCCCGGTGCGGATGCGCAGATGAATCCGAATCTCTGA